A genome region from Schlesneria paludicola DSM 18645 includes the following:
- a CDS encoding lipase family protein, whose amino-acid sequence MLAIENSAIVLLRGTDDSEDWGQNASFLSLKTPDGAIHSGFHNAYQPLHIQIEKLLHRFNPKRVWITGHSLGGALAIVASYRLTSGDNPPIAGVMTFGQPMVVGSGLKDFMKSKLDGKYVLPEVDEIIRRFKECGKFAKKHRLRTCFHPDQFVVLNSPRLDVVEKSVQELEYQAEVAEWIGADVINIHGGGAYGDKPKALADFARNLDRLSARGRSDG is encoded by the coding sequence GTGCTTGCAATTGAGAACTCAGCGATTGTATTGCTGCGAGGCACAGACGATTCGGAGGATTGGGGACAAAACGCATCATTTCTGTCTTTGAAAACACCGGACGGTGCAATCCACAGCGGCTTTCACAATGCGTACCAACCACTTCACATACAAATTGAGAAGCTTTTGCATCGATTCAATCCGAAGCGTGTCTGGATCACTGGCCACAGCCTCGGCGGTGCATTGGCCATCGTTGCTTCGTATCGCTTAACGAGTGGCGATAATCCACCGATTGCGGGAGTGATGACTTTCGGTCAGCCGATGGTCGTAGGCTCAGGGTTGAAGGACTTCATGAAGTCGAAGCTCGACGGAAAGTACGTTCTGCCAGAAGTCGATGAGATCATTCGTCGATTCAAGGAATGCGGAAAGTTCGCCAAGAAGCACAGGCTGCGAACCTGCTTCCACCCTGATCAATTTGTCGTTCTGAACTCACCAAGGCTCGATGTCGTTGAGAAATCTGTTCAGGAGCTTGAATATCAAGCGGAAGTTGCCGAATGGATCGGAGCCGATGTCATCAACATCCACGGCGGCGGTGCTTACGGTGACAAACC